CCGCCCAAGGGATTCATGAACGATCCAAACGGATTGTTCTATGATGCAAAGCGGAGTATTTACCACTATTACTACCAATGTAGGCATTTCTTGAACCCATTCACAAAGATCACAGCTAACAAGACCAGATAACCCCTCTGAACCAGTAGTCGGTAACCAGCATTGGGGCCATGCTACCAGCCCGGACTTGTACCACTGGACCAACCATCCACCGGCCCTCGAGCCCGACAATGAAGACACCTTTATCTTTTCGGGATCGGCTATCATCGACAGTGAGAACACATCGGGATTTTTTCCTGACCAGGATGATGGTGTAGTTGCCATCTACACTGCTCACTCGCCCACCAAAGAAACGCAGCACATTGCTTATTCCACTGATGGCGGATATACCTTCACCAAGTACGCCAACAACCCCGTTATTGACAGCCATACCGACGACTTCCGGGACCCCAAGGTTATCTGGCACGCTGAAAGCCAAAAATGGGTCATGGTTATCGCTTGGGCCCATGCCCGTAAAATTGGGATTTTCACATCTCCCAACCTCAAGGACTGGACGCCAACATCCAACTACACCCAGGAAGGACTCCCTGGCGTTGAGTTTGAATGCCCCAACCTGGTGACATTCCCCATTGATGACGCGGATTCTGGTGAGACCACAAAGGACGTTCTGGCTATCTCTGTCAACCCTGGTGCTCCGCTTGGAGGTTCCGGTACCTTCTATATTGTTGGACAATTCAACGGAACCCACTTCAACTCCGAAGTTAAGGAAGAGACTCTCTTCGACTTCGCCCGGGACAACTACGCAGCTCAATGGTTCTATGGTCTCCCTGAAGGCAGCAAGCCGGTCTCAATTGGCTGGGCCAGTAACTGGGACTACACAAATGAAGTGCCCTCGGGTGATCGCGAGGGCTGGCGAAGCTCCACCACTCTGCCCCGGGAGCAGACCCTCATCAAGGTCGACGGTGCCTGGAGAGTCGCTCAGGCTCCATTCCAGGGTCTCTCGCCCGTCAAAGGCGACGAGCTCGAAAAGAAGACATTCAGCGAGGGTGACGTCTCTGTCGACTTCTCCAGCGTCGAGTCCAACGCCGTCTACTTCGACGTGGCCATCAAGCACCTCCCGTCTGCCAATGTCACTGGCGAGCTCAGCTTCAACttcacctcctccgcctccggcGAGTACCTCGACGGCGCCGTCGAACTGAACTCGGGCTCCTTCTGGATAAACAGAGCCGGCACACACCTCTTCACAACAGCAGACAACGGCAACTTCGCTGGTCAATTCGGCACTTCCATTTCCGTGCCTGAATCCGGCCAGTTCACTTTCTCGGGTGTTATTGACCGTTCTGTGTTCGAGGTCTTccttgaggaggggaagcagAGTGGAACGATGAGTTTCTTCCCTACTAAGCCCTTGGATAAGGTTACCTTCGCGGCTACTGGACTTGGTGAGCATGTTACTGTTGATGTTGGTGTTTGGGGTTTGAAGAGCGGGTGGAGTTCGTGAGGTATGGCTGAAGGATTATGGTTATGATTTACGAATATGTTAAATATATGGCAATTGATACTATTTTGCTGTACCTGTTTGGCCTAGCTTTGATGTATCCATAAAACAATATGGCTTCTGCAAACTTTATATCTCATTCAAGTAGCAACTTATCTCTAGCAGCCTGCACGACGCAAGCCCAGTAACCAATAAAAGACGCGCAAAGACTGCTCTATCATCAGTCATCTCTATGCTCGTACATGATCTCAGAGACCAGTGTCCCACGGCCAGTGGTCTCAATACTTGCTATTGCGGCATGTGTTTCCAGGAGAACCGGATTAAGTAGCGGATATCGATCATCGTAAGAGATAAATGTTCTTATTCTAGACTGGGGTAAATCCTTATTGAAAACAGTCGGGAAGTCATGTTGTCTTGGATCGGTACTGATGAAGAATGTCTGTTCGTTTAAGGGCAACGCAGAACGAGGAGAATTCTTTGCCAAGGTAACGGCCGAGGATCAGCGTTTTGTATACTCTTGATATATTATTGATGATGAAAATGCAAGTTAGATTGGGAAGTAGTGGTAGACAATCTTCAACATAACAATCACTTGAAACAAGAGTAATAACACGCTGGCTATTTCGTAAAACACTGTAGCAAAACACATGTGGCCGTCTCTTTGGAGACATTGCGCTCGTAGCATATTTAGTATTGATCTTGGTCGTCTGGGGCGCTTTTATATCGCTCGCTGAGATAGAAATTTGATAGGCGATAAGATAAGATCACATGATTTGATCCACATTCTTTCGTTGACCTTGCAGGCTGTGCATGTTTATGTCACAGGCTGCTTCATTCTAGGCGTGCTCCAGGCCACAATATTGGAAAGAATCCCCCGTACAAGGCTATCCTTAAAGAGAAAATAGCACGAGTTCTATTCTTGAGGGGTGATGTCACCGCGGAATGGAACTGAATCTCCATCATGATTGGCCAATCGCACCCACTCGGCGCGGAAGGTTGTTGAATACGGTATTGTATTGAATACATATGCAAACCATGCAAACCACGGGCAAAACCCCGTCACCCATGGTAATACCAAAACGAGCGGTGTCGGGAACGCCCTGAGCCGCGATCATACGACTGGAGAAATCACGGGAGAGCGAGACTTCGCTCAGTCAGCACTCGAGCTGGACTCTCTCTTTGGCAACACGTTGAGATGTTGGATGACCGACTGATACGTTGTCAGGCACGCCACAGATATTAACAAAGTGTTACCAGAAGTTCCAACAGAAAACCACCAGGACAGTGCTCCCGCAGTTCCGGCGTTAGTGGACGGGACAGAAGTGTGTTGTGATAAGATCTAATTGACTCCCGGCGTCCCACGGAGCCTCATTCTGCAATTGGTGAGTCTCCCTGCAATCCTCGAGTCAGTAGTCTCTACTCTCAGTACTCCGGAGACGATTGCCACAGACATGCCAATTTAGAAAGGAACAGGAGTATCGTTCTGACAACCTGCAGCTCTTTgttctacggagt
This region of Aspergillus chevalieri M1 DNA, chromosome 4, nearly complete sequence genomic DNA includes:
- a CDS encoding uncharacterized protein (CAZy:GH32;~COG:G;~EggNog:ENOG410PI7R;~InterPro:IPR023296,IPR013148,IPR013189,IPR013320, IPR001362;~PFAM:PF00251,PF08244;~SECRETED:SignalP(1-17);~go_function: GO:0004553 - hydrolase activity, hydrolyzing O-glycosyl compounds [Evidence IEA];~go_process: GO:0005975 - carbohydrate metabolic process [Evidence IEA]), with the protein product MRLGLLALPFLAATVQAADYSGPLRPQVQFSPPKGFMNDPNGLFYDAKRSIYHYYYQYNPSEPVVGNQHWGHATSPDLYHWTNHPPALEPDNEDTFIFSGSAIIDSENTSGFFPDQDDGVVAIYTAHSPTKETQHIAYSTDGGYTFTKYANNPVIDSHTDDFRDPKVIWHAESQKWVMVIAWAHARKIGIFTSPNLKDWTPTSNYTQEGLPGVEFECPNLVTFPIDDADSGETTKDVLAISVNPGAPLGGSGTFYIVGQFNGTHFNSEVKEETLFDFARDNYAAQWFYGLPEGSKPVSIGWASNWDYTNEVPSGDREGWRSSTTLPREQTLIKVDGAWRVAQAPFQGLSPVKGDELEKKTFSEGDVSVDFSSVESNAVYFDVAIKHLPSANVTGELSFNFTSSASGEYLDGAVELNSGSFWINRAGTHLFTTADNGNFAGQFGTSISVPESGQFTFSGVIDRSVFEVFLEEGKQSGTMSFFPTKPLDKVTFAATGLGEHVTVDVGVWGLKSGWSS